Proteins encoded within one genomic window of uncultured Draconibacterium sp.:
- a CDS encoding FecR domain-containing protein produces MEERRKLELFYKYLRKECSREEYEEFVKEFDKKDIHKNFDHLFDAYVNIMIDENNSTGSTEGIENEARKVLQTAKRKERFTSNKNTRFFQSTFIRIAAVLVLAVSITLVWNTLKNNGSDSYELTAENNTQLQKSTGYGELSNVTLSDGSQVKLNAGSKICFDEKFTGKTRRVSLRGQAFFDVARDENKPFIIQTGDLDISVLGTSFDVKAFEDDDFALVTVVSGKVKVSSEVEEYIITPNEQVYFQKSTGKIIKRDVRSEDFIKWMDGTLYFDKTNVGEMIKQLERWYNVKIIVNAPEVLTKTVSGEYTNENLTSILKTMAFSLNVDYEIEGNEIILNKSI; encoded by the coding sequence ATGGAAGAGAGAAGGAAGTTAGAATTGTTTTACAAATACCTGCGGAAGGAATGTTCCAGGGAGGAATATGAGGAGTTTGTAAAAGAATTTGACAAAAAGGATATTCATAAAAACTTTGATCATTTATTCGATGCTTATGTCAATATAATGATAGATGAAAATAATTCTACCGGCTCTACGGAAGGAATTGAAAACGAAGCTCGAAAAGTTCTTCAAACGGCAAAAAGAAAAGAACGATTCACAAGTAATAAGAATACACGATTTTTTCAATCGACTTTTATAAGAATTGCGGCTGTGTTGGTTTTGGCAGTTTCAATTACCCTTGTATGGAATACCCTGAAAAACAACGGTTCTGATTCTTATGAATTAACTGCAGAAAACAACACCCAGCTTCAAAAGAGTACCGGATATGGTGAACTTTCGAATGTTACTTTATCAGATGGATCTCAGGTAAAGTTAAATGCCGGTAGTAAAATCTGTTTTGATGAAAAGTTTACCGGAAAAACCCGAAGAGTAAGTTTGCGCGGACAAGCATTTTTTGATGTGGCACGTGATGAGAATAAACCATTTATTATTCAAACCGGTGATCTCGATATTTCGGTACTGGGGACTTCTTTTGATGTAAAAGCTTTTGAAGATGATGACTTTGCATTAGTGACTGTGGTATCAGGAAAGGTAAAAGTTAGCTCAGAGGTAGAAGAGTATATTATCACTCCAAACGAACAGGTTTATTTTCAGAAATCTACCGGGAAAATAATTAAACGGGATGTCAGGTCTGAAGACTTTATTAAGTGGATGGACGGAACGCTATACTTCGATAAAACCAACGTTGGTGAGATGATAAAGCAGTTGGAAAGATGGTATAATGTTAAAATTATTGTTAATGCTCCAGAGGTACTTACAAAAACAGTGAGCGGAGAATACACCAATGAAAACCTAACTTCAATTTTAAAAACAATGGCCTTCTCACTTAATGTTGATTACGAAATAGAAGGAAACGAGATAATACTTAACAAATCTATTTAA
- a CDS encoding RNA polymerase sigma-70 factor — protein sequence MRKQLIQQFISGNEEAFEKLYAQYKPVLCKFIQTFINDSTLTDDIVQEVFVAVWLNRKNIDPDKSFSSYLMTSARNKAYDFFKETAKNRQIIEQRWLNFSEAGNDTEEALVSIELDELIDSALKQLSSRKRAIFELAKLKGKSHSEIAEELGISKNTVKNHMVDSLKYLKEVIGKYGEIAMYSLLLFFFV from the coding sequence TTGAGAAAACAACTTATTCAACAATTTATCAGCGGTAATGAAGAGGCATTTGAAAAATTGTATGCACAATACAAACCCGTGTTGTGTAAATTTATTCAAACGTTCATTAACGATTCTACGCTAACAGATGATATTGTTCAGGAAGTTTTTGTTGCCGTGTGGTTAAATCGAAAAAATATTGATCCTGATAAGTCTTTCTCATCATATTTAATGACAAGCGCCCGAAATAAGGCTTATGATTTTTTTAAAGAAACAGCAAAAAACCGACAGATAATCGAGCAACGTTGGCTTAATTTTAGTGAAGCCGGAAACGATACTGAAGAGGCACTCGTTTCGATTGAACTTGATGAACTCATTGATTCGGCATTAAAACAATTAAGTTCAAGAAAACGAGCCATATTTGAATTGGCCAAACTCAAAGGAAAATCCCATAGCGAAATTGCAGAAGAATTGGGTATCTCTAAAAATACAGTGAAGAACCATATGGTTGACTCGCTTAAATACCTTAAAGAAGTTATTGGAAAATACGGAGAGATTGCCATGTATTCCCTTCTGCTATTCTTTTTCGTTTAG